The Morganella morganii sequence ATCCCTGGGGTGATGTGGTTCTGCCTTCACGGCCGGAGTACCGGCTCTCAGCCATGCTGCTCACCTTTTTCCTCGCCCTGCTCAATACCGGCGTTTATATCTGGCAGGTGAATTACGCTTCGCCGCTGGCAGACCAGGTCTACAATATGCTGCTGGCGGGCGGCAGTGTGTATCAGTTATCACTGACCGGCGACTGGTGGCGCTATATAACCAGCATCCTGCTTCATTCCGATCCGTTTCATCTGGGCGTCAATCTCATCGCCCTTCTGGTGTTCGGCATTAACTGTGAAGCGCTGACCGGCAAAATGAGAATGCTGTTTATCTATCTGTTTACCGGTATTTCCGCATCCTTTGCCAGCGCGCTCTGGCAGGCCACTCAGAACGATATGTCTCCGCTGTCCGGCATTCCGGTGACTGTCGGTGTCGGGGCCTCCGGCGCCATTATGGGGCTTGCCGGTACCACCGTGATGTATCTTATCCGGGCCCGGAAAGATCCGTCCGTGTCGGTGGCGGACAGCCTGCGTTATAAAAATCTGCTGATCACCATGATTGTCCTGATCGTACTGTCGGTACTCAGTGCAGTGCCGGATGATGAGGAGCCGGTGACGGATAATGTGGCCCATTTCAGCGGGCTGATTTGCGGTGCCGTTCTGGGATGGCTGTATTCCGCTGCCTCCGGTGTCCGTAACCGCAGAATGGATCGCCGTTCATGGCTGATTTCCGCCGCCGCAACCGGTCTGCTTATCCTGCTTCTGTTCACCTGCTCTTCAAGCCGTGAACAACAATTGCTCTTTGAACGGGAAACGATTCTGGAAGATATCGCGGCTCAGGCTGATGCGCTGCCGTCCGGACAGAAAAACAATTAAATGATTGATTCCGGTCACATTAATCAGTGACGTAAACCGCTATGGTGATTAAACGATTAATGACAGAAGCAGGTGATGATATGGATTATTGGTTTGTATCGTACAAAGTGCGTGCCCGTAACGGAGACACTTTACAGGGACATCAGATCACAGAAACCGAAGCCGGTGTGTCACCCCGGGATGCATTAGAACAAGCTACTCAGAAAATTGCCGACGAGTCTCAGGCTGACCTGCGTTCAGTCCGTATTCTTGCCTTTAACCGTGTGTAATTAACGCCCCTCACAGAACAAAAACCCCGTCAGATACGGGGTTTTTTTTATATCATCAGACCGCCACTCTTTCGATATTGACCTTATCACCCGCAGCCAGCCGCCCGAGCGCGGTTTTCAGCAGGGTATCGGTGAAAAGATAAAACCCGACATGGCTGTTATCAATCGCTGCGACAGTCAGGCAGCAGCCGTTATACGATACGGAATCACCAATCACCAGCCCCGTTAACAACTCCTCCGGAAACTGCACAATATGAATCAGATGATCATTGTTTTCTTCAATTTTTAGAATCAGCGCCGTGCCCTGCACCACACCGGTAAAAATCTTATCCAAAGCCAACCTCACACTTTCCGTACTGATACAAAAAAGCCGCAGCGGATAACCGGTGCGGCCCGTGTTGTTTTACAGTGTTACCGGCACCAGGAACTCAGTGGCGACAATCACCACCAGCAGGCCGACAAGCACCGGAACGGATGTCCGTTTCACCACTTCAAACGGTGAAATTTTCGCCATACCGGCAACCGCCACCACCACACCGGAAACCGGTGACATGGTACGGCCGAGGTTGGATGCCTGTAACATCGGGATCACCAGGTACGCCGGGTTGATACCCATCTGCTGTGCCAGGCGCGGGATCAGCTCCACAAACGCATAGAACGGCGCATTACCGGAACCGGTAGTCATCGCCGCCAGCATGGTAATAATCACCAGAGCAATCATCATGATAATCGCGCCGGAACCGAAAGACTGCGCCAGGCTGATCAGACCGGAGATAAAGCCGACAGTGCTCAGACCCTGAGCAAACACACCGGCCGCCACCAGCAGCATAACCACGGTGGCAAAGGCATCCGCCATACCACGGTAGCAGACATCCAGCCCGGCATAGACTTTCTTGCCGTCAAAACCACGGAGGAATTCAATGATGGCCGACAGAATAATACAGCCGACAATAATCGTGATGATGTGTAATTCAGGCAGCACGATATGGCTCAGGAAACCGATGCTGAACGGCTTACCATCAAACAGCAGTACGCCGATGATCGGCATAAACGGCAGAATGGCATAAAATTTCGGCGCATTGGTGGTGATTTCTTTGACGTCCAGGATCTCAGATTTGATATCTTCTTTGCGATCGAGGAAACGCTGCCAGAAATAGTGAGCAATCGCCATAGATACAATCGCCACGATAGAAATCGGCAGAGTCAGGCTGAATGCAAACTCTTTCAGCGGGATCTGAGATGCTTCTGCCGCAATTACCACATCGCCGGAGGTCGGTGCCAGGATAATTGCCGCCGGAGAGGCACAGATAGCCGCCGCCGCACCACGGCTGATCCCCACGTTCACCATCACCGGGAACAGGGTTGCCATCAGTAACACACCGAGACCGGTGGCGGAGGAAACCGCCAGAGACATCAGACAGGCAATAAAGTAGGCCACGATCATCAGCAGGTACGGAGAGTTCACGACCTGTAACGGTTTGGAGACCATTTTGATGACCACGTCGTTGGCACCGATATGAGTCATATAAGCCGCAAAGCCGCACAGTACCATGATCATCATACCGAGGTCGCCGCCGCGGTTCATCAGCAGGTACTTCACATACTCAATAATGTTTGTCGGTCCCCAGCCGGTGGAGGTGGCGGCGGACGGCAGGATGTTTTTCCCCATGATGACACTGATGATCAGAAGCAGTAAGCCCCCGACCATCAGCACCCCTGTGGCTGAATACCCTTTAATAATATAGCGCCCGACGCCGACAGCGACGACAGCACCAATAAGAAGATCTAACATTTCTGCTCCTGTCTGGTATTTTTATTTATAAAAATGATTAATGCACTCTGCCGAAAACCGGGAACAGATTAAATGATATGCGTCAATGAACCTTAGTTATTACCCGTATCATTTAAGTGTTCCGGCCTCCGGCATTAAAAAAGCAGTGACAATATAAATTATCGTCACTGCTCTGTTTGTATAAATCGTCCGCGAATTTATAACCGGTTAAGCAAGGATTCCACAGCTTTGAGCTCCTTTCCGGTTTTTTCATTCAGCAACTCTCCGGCTGCCTGTTTTACCCGTTGCTGTATCTGATTACGCAACAGGTTTTCCACTTCGAACTTATACTGAATATTATCCCAGTTACCGAACAGCACCACCGGAATACGGACAGACTGCAGCCAGGTCACCAGGTCATTGGTTTTCCCCCAGCCTTTTAAGATCTGAACCCCCAGGTTCACATCCATATTCTGTTTCACCAGGTTCGTCCGGCCGCTGCCGGTGATATTAAAGGCATCGGATACCGCCAGAATTTTACTGATTTTTACTTCACCGTTATTCAGGGTACCGATAGCTTCCAGTTTTTTCGCTTCGGTCATAGCATCCATCGATTCCGGCTGCGCCACTTTATCTGTCGCCTGGGAGAGCGACTGCTGGATAAGATACGGAATATTCAGGCCGAGCAGCTTAACATCAGTGATGGTCAGTGCCACGTCACCGCGCCAGTTGTTTAAGACCGCGTCCTGGTCATAACCGGTACCACGCAGATCGCCGTCAAAACTCAGGCGTCCGGTGAATTTTTCCGGCATTTTAAACGCCGCCAGCAACGGTTTGACATCAATATTCTGTAACAGCGGTTTGATACGCAGCTGTGCCGGAACTTTTTCGGAATAAATCGTCATCGGCAGAGAGAAACGGCCGCCGAACACGTTGCCGGTCATTTTGGAGATTTCCGTGATGCTGCCCCGGTTCTCTGCTTTCACCGTCAGCTGGCCGATTTCCATTC is a genomic window containing:
- a CDS encoding rhomboid family intramembrane serine protease; this encodes MNNINPWGDVVLPSRPEYRLSAMLLTFFLALLNTGVYIWQVNYASPLADQVYNMLLAGGSVYQLSLTGDWWRYITSILLHSDPFHLGVNLIALLVFGINCEALTGKMRMLFIYLFTGISASFASALWQATQNDMSPLSGIPVTVGVGASGAIMGLAGTTVMYLIRARKDPSVSVADSLRYKNLLITMIVLIVLSVLSAVPDDEEPVTDNVAHFSGLICGAVLGWLYSAASGVRNRRMDRRSWLISAAATGLLILLLFTCSSSREQQLLFERETILEDIAAQADALPSGQKNN
- a CDS encoding riboflavin synthase, with amino-acid sequence MDKIFTGVVQGTALILKIEENNDHLIHIVQFPEELLTGLVIGDSVSYNGCCLTVAAIDNSHVGFYLFTDTLLKTALGRLAAGDKVNIERVAV
- the dcuC gene encoding anaerobic C4-dicarboxylate transporter DcuC; its protein translation is MLDLLIGAVVAVGVGRYIIKGYSATGVLMVGGLLLLIISVIMGKNILPSAATSTGWGPTNIIEYVKYLLMNRGGDLGMMIMVLCGFAAYMTHIGANDVVIKMVSKPLQVVNSPYLLMIVAYFIACLMSLAVSSATGLGVLLMATLFPVMVNVGISRGAAAAICASPAAIILAPTSGDVVIAAEASQIPLKEFAFSLTLPISIVAIVSMAIAHYFWQRFLDRKEDIKSEILDVKEITTNAPKFYAILPFMPIIGVLLFDGKPFSIGFLSHIVLPELHIITIIVGCIILSAIIEFLRGFDGKKVYAGLDVCYRGMADAFATVVMLLVAAGVFAQGLSTVGFISGLISLAQSFGSGAIIMMIALVIITMLAAMTTGSGNAPFYAFVELIPRLAQQMGINPAYLVIPMLQASNLGRTMSPVSGVVVAVAGMAKISPFEVVKRTSVPVLVGLLVVIVATEFLVPVTL